Proteins encoded in a region of the Sphingopyxis sp. OAS728 genome:
- a CDS encoding VOC family protein: protein MALQIGSELTCSMGVKDMTASIAWYERVMLCELLYRADEIGWCELKTPMAGVNIGLSQVENVVQGGGATNVFEVADIEAAKAHLDAEGVRQDGDIQHIPGLVKLITFYDPNGNAFMFSQSEIAA from the coding sequence ATGGCGCTTCAGATCGGATCCGAGCTCACCTGTTCGATGGGGGTCAAGGACATGACCGCGTCGATTGCCTGGTACGAGCGGGTGATGTTGTGCGAGCTTCTCTATCGCGCCGACGAGATCGGCTGGTGCGAACTGAAGACGCCGATGGCGGGGGTGAATATCGGGCTGAGTCAGGTCGAGAATGTCGTGCAGGGCGGCGGCGCGACCAATGTGTTCGAGGTTGCCGATATCGAGGCGGCGAAGGCGCATCTCGATGCCGAGGGCGTGCGGCAGGACGGCGACATCCAGCATATTCCGGGGCTGGTGAAACTCATCACCTTCTACGATCCCAACGGCAATGCCTTCATGTTTTCGCAGTC
- a CDS encoding winged helix-turn-helix transcriptional regulator — translation MRSTTPDPLLVQLGSHRWLVPLLADLAAHKGARFVELIHRLGLSRDSCARTLEAATAIGWVQRNPGHGHPLRPEYILTEKGKAAAARAATIAKAHDAIGLPPGAATRWGLPLVAGIGAGHDRFNALSRLLTPATPRALSQGLAALGKHGLVTREVLDLRPPASRYDLTMNGALLAAACAA, via the coding sequence ATGCGGTCAACCACGCCCGACCCCCTGCTCGTACAGCTCGGCAGCCATCGCTGGCTCGTCCCGCTGCTCGCCGATCTGGCGGCGCACAAGGGCGCGCGGTTCGTCGAGTTGATCCATCGCCTGGGGCTGTCGCGCGACAGCTGCGCGCGCACGCTCGAGGCCGCGACGGCGATCGGCTGGGTGCAGCGCAACCCCGGTCACGGCCACCCGCTGCGCCCCGAATATATTCTGACGGAGAAGGGCAAGGCGGCCGCCGCACGCGCCGCGACGATCGCCAAGGCGCACGATGCAATCGGCCTGCCACCCGGCGCTGCGACGCGCTGGGGTCTGCCGCTCGTCGCCGGGATCGGCGCGGGCCACGACCGTTTCAACGCGCTGTCCCGCCTGCTGACCCCCGCCACGCCGCGCGCGCTCTCGCAGGGGCTCGCCGCGCTCGGCAAGCATGGGCTGGTGACACGCGAGGTGCTCGACCTGCGCCCGCCGGCCAGCCGCTATGATTTGACCATGAACGGCGCGCTGCTCGCCGCAGCGTGCGCCGCCTAG